From a region of the Posidoniimonas corsicana genome:
- a CDS encoding serine hydrolase domain-containing protein, which yields MQLRPALTKLLCAGVAVLSMTAAAGAMEDESAAVAEAGLAPLVKRLREEKKLVGLAAMVMVDGKVVDQAADGERKQGSGVLVTTSDRWHLGSITKSITSTLIGRLVEAGKLDWDTTIGDALAGQPIHDDWRGVTLTQLLTHTAGAPANFPMLVKLKNPAEGQPRVDARREAVLGVIAKPPLTPPGEAFAYSNVGYTIAGVMAEQATGKPWEDLVRQEVFAPLKLDQAGFGPPKSPAKGYDQPRGHVTRLGFKVAMGDDADNTPIMGPAGTACMTLDELCCYANEHLRGEQGGGKLLSAETYRRLHEPALDDYACGWVARAEADGVPACRWHNGSNTMWYAFVAFIPTNNMVVAITANDGDIRAAEDAALQVLKASQSLAPASKTSQP from the coding sequence CTTAGACCCGCACTGACCAAGCTCCTCTGCGCGGGCGTGGCGGTGCTATCGATGACAGCGGCGGCCGGCGCAATGGAGGACGAATCGGCAGCCGTGGCCGAAGCTGGGCTGGCGCCGTTGGTGAAACGGCTGAGGGAAGAGAAGAAGCTGGTCGGCCTGGCAGCCATGGTGATGGTTGATGGGAAAGTGGTGGATCAGGCGGCCGATGGCGAGCGGAAGCAGGGTAGCGGCGTCCTCGTGACCACCTCCGACCGCTGGCACCTGGGCTCGATCACCAAGTCGATTACTTCGACCCTGATCGGCCGGCTGGTCGAGGCCGGCAAGCTGGACTGGGACACGACCATCGGCGACGCGCTGGCCGGACAGCCAATCCACGACGACTGGCGCGGCGTGACGCTCACGCAGCTCCTGACGCACACCGCCGGGGCCCCGGCCAACTTTCCGATGCTGGTTAAGCTCAAGAACCCGGCGGAGGGCCAGCCCCGCGTGGACGCCCGGCGCGAGGCGGTGCTGGGCGTCATTGCCAAGCCACCGCTGACGCCGCCGGGCGAGGCGTTCGCGTACAGCAACGTCGGCTACACAATCGCTGGTGTGATGGCCGAACAAGCGACCGGCAAGCCCTGGGAAGACCTGGTGCGGCAGGAGGTGTTCGCGCCGCTTAAGCTGGACCAAGCGGGTTTCGGGCCGCCCAAGAGCCCGGCCAAGGGCTACGACCAGCCGCGCGGGCACGTCACCCGGCTGGGATTCAAAGTCGCCATGGGGGATGACGCCGACAACACGCCGATCATGGGACCCGCCGGCACCGCGTGCATGACGCTCGACGAGCTGTGCTGCTACGCCAACGAGCACCTGCGGGGCGAGCAGGGGGGCGGCAAGCTGCTGTCGGCCGAAACGTACCGGAGGCTGCACGAGCCGGCGCTGGACGACTACGCGTGCGGCTGGGTGGCGCGGGCTGAGGCCGACGGCGTGCCGGCCTGCCGCTGGCACAACGGCTCGAACACCATGTGGTACGCGTTTGTCGCGTTCATTCCGACGAACAATATGGTGGTGGCGATCACCGCCAACGACGGCGACATCCGCGCCGCCGAGGACGCTGCGCTGCAGGTGCTCAAGGCGAGCCAGTCGCTGGCGCCTGCGTCCAAGACCAGTCAGCCTTAA